One genomic segment of Nitrospirota bacterium includes these proteins:
- the rpoB gene encoding DNA-directed RNA polymerase subunit beta — protein sequence MSETTVNGLIERKDFSKIRANIDIPDLIEIQKRSYEQFLQMESLPERRADNGLQAALTSVFPIADYNNTAILEFSSYSLGTPKYDVRECLEQGMTFAVPLKVRVRLVVFDREDKSPKKKVLDVREQEVYVGELPLMTERGTFIVNGTERVVVSQLHRSPGASFTHDKGRTHASGKVLYSARIIPYRGSWLDFEFDARDILYVRIDRRRKMPATILLKAFSFSSDDLLKMYYPVEEIRVAKGKLFRKLDPEIHHGLRCSIEVAEKGSKEPIVREGARLTKALIARVRAAGVKEIPVAAGELVGRAVLTELVDPTSKEKIAEKNHKLTPASVEKILESNIESFKVIYLDSATATPVILDTLEMERTASKEEAMVEIYKRLRPGETPSIETARALFENLFNNAKRYDLSPVGRLKLNKKLGLDLPLEQRTLVPQDIVEVIRYLVNLKVGKGEIDDIDHLGNRRVRSVGELLENQFRLGLARMERSIKERMNLLDMETVLPHDLINAKPVVAAIKEFFSSSQLSQFMDQTNPLAEITHKRRLSALGPGGLTRERAGFEVRDVHPSHYSRICPIETPEGPNIGLITSLATYARINEFGFIEAPYRKVKKGRVTDEIEYLSAIEGEKYLIAQANSKVDGTGRLVSDTVSARYGGDFVMAMPDKVEYMDVSPKQVVSVATALVPFLEHDDANRALMGSNMQRQAVPLISTDAPLVGTGMEAVVARDSGYVVQAKRAGVVESVDATRIMVRAEHRKGESRKGDLSLDVYDLIKFQRSNQNTCITQKPVVRVGQPVKKGQVLADGPAIDRGELALGRNVCVAFMPWGGFNFEDAILLSEKLVREDAFTSIHIEEFEVEARDTKLGKEDITRDIPNIGEEALRNLDESGIIRIGAEVKPGDILVGKVTPKGETQLTPEEKLLRAIFGEKAGDVKDTSLQVPPGVEGIVVDVKIFSRKGLDKDERSKSIESEDVLKLQRDHQDELRIIEEEKNKKIRKLLLGKVVGRDLMDPDSGDVILKKKGKLTAEILKKLSDDNVRHIILSDPDEQKELEEIERVAKDQSEILQTLYDEKVGRLKRGDELPPGVIKLVKVYIAMKRKVSVGDKMAGRHGNKGVVSRILPEEDMPYLPDGTPVEIVLNPLGVPSRMNVGQILEAHLGMAAKALGIYVSSPVFDGAAEKEIKELLKKAKMATSGQFTVYDGRTGEAFGSPVTVGYMYMLKLHHLVDDKIHARSIGPYSLVTQQPLGGKAQFGGQRLGEMEVWALQAYGAASTLQEFLTVKSDDVPGRSRIYEAIVKGENFLEPGLPESFNVLVKELQSLGLDVELIKAKD from the coding sequence AACATTGACATCCCTGACCTGATCGAGATCCAGAAGCGGTCCTACGAGCAGTTTCTCCAGATGGAGTCGCTGCCCGAACGCCGGGCGGACAACGGGCTCCAGGCCGCGTTGACGAGCGTGTTCCCAATTGCCGACTACAACAACACAGCGATCCTGGAGTTCTCCAGTTATTCGCTGGGGACGCCTAAGTATGACGTGCGGGAATGTCTGGAGCAGGGGATGACCTTCGCCGTTCCCTTGAAGGTCAGGGTCCGGTTGGTGGTCTTCGATCGGGAGGATAAGTCGCCCAAGAAGAAAGTGCTGGATGTGCGCGAGCAGGAGGTCTATGTCGGCGAATTGCCGCTGATGACGGAACGCGGCACGTTCATTGTGAACGGGACCGAGCGCGTGGTGGTCAGCCAGTTGCACCGCTCGCCGGGCGCCTCATTCACGCACGACAAGGGGCGGACTCATGCCAGCGGCAAGGTGCTCTACTCCGCCCGCATCATCCCCTATCGCGGTTCCTGGCTGGACTTTGAATTTGATGCGCGGGACATTCTCTACGTGCGTATCGATCGTCGTCGGAAGATGCCGGCGACAATCCTCTTGAAGGCGTTCAGCTTTTCCAGTGACGATCTGCTTAAGATGTATTACCCGGTCGAGGAAATCCGGGTGGCCAAGGGCAAGCTCTTCCGCAAGCTGGATCCGGAGATCCACCATGGCCTGCGCTGTTCGATCGAGGTGGCGGAAAAGGGCAGCAAAGAGCCTATCGTGCGGGAAGGGGCGAGGCTCACGAAGGCCCTGATCGCGCGGGTTCGTGCGGCTGGAGTCAAGGAGATTCCGGTGGCGGCTGGTGAACTCGTGGGGCGGGCCGTGCTGACGGAACTCGTTGATCCGACCAGCAAAGAGAAGATCGCTGAGAAAAACCATAAGCTCACGCCGGCGAGCGTCGAGAAGATTCTCGAGAGCAATATCGAAAGCTTCAAAGTTATCTATTTGGATTCGGCCACCGCCACGCCGGTGATCCTGGACACGCTGGAAATGGAGCGCACGGCGTCCAAGGAAGAGGCCATGGTGGAGATCTACAAGCGTCTCCGGCCGGGGGAAACGCCGTCGATCGAGACCGCGCGCGCCTTGTTTGAAAACTTGTTCAACAATGCGAAGCGCTATGACCTGTCTCCGGTCGGCCGGTTGAAATTAAACAAGAAGCTTGGGTTGGATCTTCCACTGGAGCAGCGAACCCTGGTGCCGCAGGACATTGTCGAGGTGATCCGGTATCTGGTGAACCTCAAGGTGGGTAAAGGCGAGATCGACGACATCGATCACTTGGGCAATCGCCGGGTCCGATCCGTCGGCGAGTTGCTGGAAAATCAGTTCCGGTTGGGGTTGGCTCGGATGGAGCGCAGCATCAAGGAACGGATGAACCTGCTGGACATGGAAACGGTGCTGCCGCACGACCTCATCAACGCCAAGCCGGTGGTGGCCGCGATCAAGGAATTCTTCAGCAGCAGCCAGCTTTCTCAGTTCATGGACCAGACCAACCCGCTGGCGGAAATTACACATAAACGGCGACTCTCCGCGCTGGGGCCTGGAGGGCTCACGCGAGAGCGGGCCGGGTTCGAGGTGCGCGATGTGCACCCGTCACATTACAGCCGCATCTGTCCGATCGAGACTCCGGAAGGGCCGAACATCGGGTTGATCACATCGCTGGCGACCTACGCGCGGATCAACGAATTCGGGTTCATCGAAGCGCCCTATCGGAAAGTCAAGAAAGGGCGGGTGACCGACGAAATCGAGTATCTCTCGGCGATCGAGGGCGAAAAGTATTTGATCGCCCAGGCCAACTCGAAAGTCGACGGCACGGGGCGGCTCGTGTCGGACACCGTGTCGGCTCGATACGGCGGGGATTTCGTCATGGCCATGCCCGACAAGGTCGAGTACATGGACGTCTCCCCCAAACAGGTGGTCAGTGTCGCGACGGCGCTGGTGCCGTTCCTGGAGCATGACGACGCGAACCGTGCGCTGATGGGTTCCAATATGCAGCGGCAGGCCGTGCCGCTGATCAGCACGGATGCGCCGCTGGTCGGGACCGGTATGGAGGCGGTGGTCGCGCGGGATTCCGGCTATGTCGTCCAGGCCAAGCGTGCGGGGGTTGTCGAAAGCGTGGACGCGACGAGGATCATGGTTCGAGCTGAACATCGGAAGGGCGAAAGCCGCAAAGGCGACCTGAGCTTGGACGTCTACGACCTCATCAAGTTCCAACGGTCCAATCAAAACACCTGCATCACGCAGAAGCCGGTAGTCCGCGTGGGCCAGCCGGTCAAGAAGGGCCAGGTGTTGGCCGACGGGCCGGCCATCGATCGCGGAGAGCTTGCGCTTGGCCGCAACGTTTGTGTGGCCTTTATGCCCTGGGGAGGATTCAATTTCGAGGACGCCATCCTGCTCAGCGAGAAGCTGGTGCGCGAGGATGCGTTCACCTCGATCCACATCGAGGAGTTCGAGGTCGAAGCCCGGGACACCAAACTTGGCAAAGAAGATATCACCCGCGATATTCCGAACATCGGCGAGGAGGCGCTCCGGAATCTTGACGAGAGCGGGATCATCCGCATCGGGGCGGAGGTCAAGCCGGGTGACATTCTGGTGGGCAAGGTTACTCCTAAGGGCGAGACCCAGCTGACGCCGGAAGAAAAGCTGCTGCGGGCGATCTTCGGCGAGAAGGCCGGAGACGTCAAGGATACGTCGCTTCAGGTGCCGCCGGGAGTCGAGGGCATCGTGGTGGACGTGAAGATTTTCTCGCGCAAGGGGTTGGACAAGGACGAGCGATCCAAGAGCATCGAGAGTGAGGACGTGCTCAAGCTCCAGCGGGATCATCAGGACGAACTGCGTATCATCGAGGAAGAGAAAAACAAGAAAATTAGAAAGCTGCTCCTGGGCAAAGTCGTGGGGCGTGACCTGATGGACCCGGACAGCGGCGACGTGATTCTCAAGAAAAAAGGCAAGCTCACTGCCGAAATTCTCAAGAAACTATCGGATGACAACGTTCGCCACATCATCCTCAGCGATCCTGACGAGCAGAAAGAACTGGAAGAGATCGAGCGGGTGGCCAAGGACCAGAGCGAGATTCTCCAGACGCTCTACGATGAGAAGGTCGGGCGGCTCAAGCGGGGCGACGAGCTACCGCCCGGCGTCATCAAGCTGGTCAAGGTCTATATTGCCATGAAGCGCAAAGTGTCGGTCGGCGACAAGATGGCCGGCCGCCACGGAAACAAGGGCGTGGTCTCCCGCATTCTTCCGGAAGAAGACATGCCCTACCTTCCGGACGGGACCCCGGTCGAAATCGTGCTTAATCCGCTGGGCGTGCCGTCGCGCATGAACGTGGGGCAGATTCTGGAAGCCCACCTGGGCATGGCGGCCAAGGCGCTGGGCATTTATGTCTCGAGTCCGGTGTTCGACGGGGCAGCCGAAAAGGAAATCAAAGAACTGCTGAAGAAAGCCAAGATGGCCACAAGCGGGCAGTTCACTGTCTACGATGGCCGGACCGGCGAGGCTTTTGGAAGTCCGGTGACGGTCGGCTACATGTACATGCTGAAGTTGCACCACCTGGTGGATGACAAGATCCACGCCCGTTCGATCGGGCCCTATTCACTGGTCACCCAGCAGCCATTGGGCGGCAAGGCGCAATTTGGTGGACAACGGCTGGGCGAGATGGAGGTCTGGGCCCTGCAAGCCTACGGCGCCGCCTCCACCTTGCAGGAGTTTCTGACAGTCAAGTCGGATGATGTGCCGGGCCGGTCGCGGATCTACGAAGCGATCGTCAAAGGCGAAAATTTCTTGGAGCCGGGGCTGCCGGAATCCTTCAATGTGCTGGTCAAGGAATTGCAAAGTCTGGGCCTGGATGTCGAACTGATCAAGGCCAAAGACTAA